In Brassica napus cultivar Da-Ae chromosome A3, Da-Ae, whole genome shotgun sequence, the sequence CAACTTACGTATGACGCGTCTCTTGAACTTTTCCCATTGTAAGCAGAAAGTGAAACtatagaaaagagagaaaagagagaactCAGAGGAGTACGGCGGtcggccggcgcgtgagcgtccgtGCCGCCGCCGGaaccttttttcttttagaaaaatgaTAAGGTTCTTGCTTTCCTTTTAGTAGATCGAGTAATAATTCCGGGAGATGGAGGCTATCTCAGATCCGTCGCCGCCGGCCTTTTGTCTCCGTGGCGGGGAAGCTCCTTCAGTTCCGCCGTCATCGGCTCTGGTTTCCGGGGGGTGAAGGCTTCCAAAGCTTTGCGTCGCCGGCTTTAGGTCCCTAGTCTCTtagggttttgttttatttcggGTTTGTTCATGGTTCGGGTGTTTTGTGGGTTCGTCGGAGGAGGGAGAAGTTCTCAGGCGGAAAGGGTGTCGATGCATGTGTTATTTTATTGGAGGTCGGCGGTTATCGGTGGTGGATGAGATCTCGCCTCGGCGATTGACTCTCTCCAGTTTTAGAGACCCAAGATGGTTTGAGTAGAAGATGGGCGGAGCTTTTGAGGTCCGGCGTGGTCGGACGATCGGTTGTTTGGATCGCCGGCGGTAAAGAGAAACGGTGGTGACTCGGAGTCTTCGCAACACGTGTACCCCTCGACGGCGAGGATGGCAACACGTGGCCAAGTATCAGTAAGGCTGATATGTGAGGCGGCCGTTGTCTTTCGCGTTTAGTGTCTAGGGTTTTCCTCAAGTTGGGCCCGGAAGTTTTGGCCCAATTGAGAAATGTGTGTTACCCGTTTGATGTATCTGGGCTTTTGTATCTTATTTTCTTGTACTGGGCTTGGCccgtttttaattttaaaaaacatttcgatggaaaaaaaaaaaaaaaaacaacttacgTATGAACGAGAGTACACGAGGGAAGTTTTAGGAGATCATTACAGTGAATCAACTTTGGGttttcatgttttgtttttacGTTTACTATTAATACATTCATATACAATACATATTGTCTCCAGTTcgacaaaataaaaaaacaggAACATGAGATTTTGCAACGACTAGATACGATCAACGACAATACAAAGAGCAGAATGAGAAATTCCATTTGAAACTGACAACTGAGAGTATCCATGACCACGGACGAGTAACGAAGTTCGAACTTGGCAATCCCCACAATTTTTTAAGTAAAACATATGAACCAATGagaagagacagagagaagaacaagggtatttttataataaaaagcttattccTCAAACTCATGCATGTGATCCAGAAGATAGTTTGCAGCCAACTCTTCGTTCTTGTTGCACGCAAAGAACACTTCCAACACCAATGCTCTCTCAAATCCCATCGCTTCCAGCTgcagtttttgttttaattatcaaGTTAATGAATCAGTAAGAGAGTGAAGAATGCGAGAGGAAAGAAACGAAACATACCCTTTCAATTGCATCCCGTTCCTCAGGTGTGACCTGTATCGCCTGTGGCTGTGGCATTCCTTCGCCGAAGAGGTTGGCGCTGAATAACACAGTGCACAAATTAACCAAAAGAATCACTGTTTAAGTAATTGAAAGCCTCAcaattttggtttttatatgTATGTTACATACGAATCATAATCGTAAGAGAACAAGGATTATACATACCCTTCTGCCCCTCCTTCAACGGGTTCATTGATTAAACGTAAGAAATCAGCTTGATGTTCTTGAATCAACCGCATCAAGTTTGGGTTTTGCTTTCCCAGTTCCTGAAGCATAGGCTGCAGATAACACATGGACAACATTATTATTCATTTGTAAAGCTATCAAATGACTGAACAATTATTGCAGTTCTTCTGTGAATTGGATAGACATACCTGCAGAACTTGAGGGTTTGCTTGCACCATTGCACGCAGAGCTTGGAACTGATACACACcagaataaacaacaataaacaAGTCGCACATTGATAGTCTTATATGCTCTTCTTGTAAGCAAGTAGAAAAAAACAGCTTATACCTGTTGGCTGTTGCGCAGGAAGTCAAGTGTTCCACCACCAGGGTTTGCTCCAACATTTGGCAACCCCTGCCAAACATAAACGTCGATTACTACAACATACCCAATGATGATCAAAAGTTTTAAATGAAACAAAGTATGCTTCTTTGATCTCCAAATTTATTACTTGTGGGAAGAGATCTAACGGATTTGCATTAGGACCAGTAGCAGGTGCCGCTGCAGGTTGCTGAGCCTGTGCTGGAGGATTTGCTGGCTGCCCACCACTAGCTGGAGCACGAGCAACTGGTGGAACTTCAGCTTGCTCGGGGATCCCCTAATGCATAAACATAAgtgtttaaaatatgtaaattatcaTCTAGCTTTAGTGTCACTAAAAACAATAGCCTATAACAGtgacaaagaagaagattaaaGGCCTAGTGATCAAGATCATAGGACTCAGCATCTACAgcaagaaaatacaaaataggACTCACAGAGTAAAGATATTCCACAGCTCTTTCAGGGTTGTTAAATGCAGCACGCAGTGCACGGACGACAGTGTCCCGATCCCAGGCTCCTCCACCCATGTCCAGAATCTGCAGAATGGTACTCTCTAAATTACTTCCAGCGGCCAAGTTCGATGCTGCTTGTCCGTACACATCACCCTGAGACCTACATTaaccaaaagaaacaaatataagaGTAGGCCAATATCTGAACTAAGCAGACATTCGAAggactacatatatatatatagtaaatatgCTAACCCTGCAGGAGTTGATTCGGGTGCAGGAGTGCTTGCTGGTGGAGTAGTAGAAACAGATTCAGGTACAGGTGCAGCCACAGTTTCAGTGGCAGCTACAGGCGCTGGTGCAGCTGCAGCTGGTCTGCACAGATTTAGGAAGATTAGAAATTTAGAAGGAGAAAATCGCAATTAGTATATAgaatagatacatattttaagataaaattttaagaaacttCCAAGCAGATAATATTTGCCCATTAAACTCACATTGCTACAGAAGCTGGAGGCTGTGTTGATGAGGTAGGCATCGACTTAGCCTAAACCAATTCCAAAGTAAGATCATTCAATAAACAAGTTTTAGCATCTCATTGTTTATGTCATGCTATAACACCAGAACCAACTCACCTGCACTGTAGAACCAGAAGATGCACTAGACGATCCAGTTGAGGAAGGTTTACTCTACATGTTTCAACCCCATAGAACACAAGTCAAAATTAGGTAATCAAAGaactaaaagaaaacaaaacaaacacttTAGTTTCCTAAGATCGAAGCTCACCTTGGCCATCATAATGACAATGAAACTGTTCTCAGCGACCTTGTTCTCCTCAATGGTGGTCTCATCTTTAAGCACTTTCCCTTGGTGAATAAGCATGAGTTTCGCAGCAGGATACACGTCTGCTCCCTGCACAGTCTCTATGTTCTTCTTCACATCAGCAACctgaatttaaaatattcaagaAAATAGTCAAAAACATGGAACCTTGACCACAAAACTTTATTCAATTACATCTACAACCAATAAGCTAGCAACCTGATATATGAGAATCAAACACGCATTCACTACAAccagataaaattaaaaacagcAATCATAGTGACGATGCCTAACAAGTTCCAATTAAAACACGCGATAGTCAGCTCAGCAAGTAACTATATAGCACCAAAACCGTCTCTAAATCAAAGAGTCAGATACTAAACCGGATCAAAAACCGCATCGGATTACGGAACTAAACCGTCTCAATTAACGATTAAGAAAACTATCTACAGATTTTTCTCATACCGAATCCTCAGGTTTTACTTCGATCTCGAAGTGAGTTCCCTTGAGAGTTTTCACAAATATCTTCATCTTCGGAAAAAGAATCCCCTTAGTAGTGACCGATCCTCAGGCGAAACTGAGCTCAGATCGATCGCAGCTGGCAATCGCAATAACTTGGGGAGAAGGCGAGTAGGTAAAAGATGATGCACACGAAATGTAGCCCCTACCTTGGTGGTTCCCTCGATATCTCCACTACTGGATTGTGGCCCAAGAAGCACATGTCTTGGTACTTTCCACTCTGCCACGTCATACGTCATTAGGCCACTTAAAATATGCCACGTCATGTTGACAGCTTCCGGATTACAGCTGTTAATAGATAGGCCCAACAACTTCTAATGTTTAGAAGATAGGCCCATAGTGCTTTTACTATTTAGAAGATAGGCCTAAGCCAACAATATTTACTAAATGGGTAGGCCGTTTTCGGCTTTTCTATTGTTTTTGCTATGGTT encodes:
- the LOC125606963 gene encoding ubiquitin receptor RAD23c-like — encoded protein: MKIFVKTLKGTHFEIEVKPEDSVADVKKNIETVQGADVYPAAKLMLIHQGKVLKDETTIEENKVAENSFIVIMMAKSKPSSTGSSSASSGSTVQAKSMPTSSTQPPASVAIPAAAAPAPVAATETVAAPVPESVSTTPPASTPAPESTPAGSQGDVYGQAASNLAAGSNLESTILQILDMGGGAWDRDTVVRALRAAFNNPERAVEYLYSGIPEQAEVPPVARAPASGGQPANPPAQAQQPAAAPATGPNANPLDLFPQGLPNVGANPGGGTLDFLRNSQQFQALRAMVQANPQVLQPMLQELGKQNPNLMRLIQEHQADFLRLINEPVEGGAEGANLFGEGMPQPQAIQVTPEERDAIERLEAMGFERALVLEVFFACNKNEELAANYLLDHMHEFEE